One genomic region from Portunus trituberculatus isolate SZX2019 chromosome 3, ASM1759143v1, whole genome shotgun sequence encodes:
- the LOC123509581 gene encoding uncharacterized protein LOC123509581 isoform X1 has product MLVYTLVILLFSSTTGARNLLGRVEVPQFAFEGEKATLRCTFNLRATRLYSLKWYHNNTEFYRYVPTERKRHFTLQSSSVFSVTEVFRSEREVVVSLGKLRRGSSGHYRCELIAEHPSFRTEAAGAFMTVLAETLGPPVLVGGREIYEPTEVIKVGCQARVSSQPAPRPSLQWLIEGRKVDDRWIRPYATPHGHHGIALHVPGRLVAEEGGTMRAECQATLGTHRHSAYKVLRVRVRLISYLDDYYSTGTTVHTSGSLVTTTVAAAVVVLKFP; this is encoded by the exons CCACTACAGGAGCGAGGAACTTACTGGGACGCGTGGAGGTGCCGCAGTTTGCCTTTGAGGGGGAGAAAGCGACTCTAAGATGCACGTTCAATCTGCGAGCCACGCGTCTGTACTCCCTCAAATGGTACCACAACAACACAGAGTTCTATAGATACGTGCCCACTGAGAGGAAGAGGCATTTCACACTCCAGTCCTCCTCTGTGTTCTCTGTAACG GAGGTGTTCCGAAGCgagagagaggtagtggtgTCCTTGGGGAAGCTACGAAGAGGCTCCTCAGGGCACTATAGATGTGAATTAATAGCAGAACACCCTTCCTTTCGTACAGAAGCAGCGGGGGCCTTCATGACTGTGCTTG CAGAGACCCTTGGCCCGCCCGTGTTGGTGGGGGGCCGCGAGATCTATGAACCAACAGAGGTGATCAAGGTGGGGTGTCAGGCCAGAGTGTCTTCCCAGCCCGCTCCGAGACCTTCCCTTCAGTGGCTCattgagggaagaaag GTGGATGACAGGTGGATACGCCCCTACGCCACGCCGCACGGACACCACGGCATCGCTCTCCACGTCCCTGGCCGCCTC GTGGCGGAGGAGGGAGGCACCATGCGAGCAGAGTGCCAGGCTACTCTTGGCACCCACCGACACAGTGCCTACAAGGTGCTCCGAGTGAGGGTCAGACTCATCTCCTACCTGGATGATTACTACTCCACAG GCACCACTGTTCATACGTCTGGCAGCCTCGTCaccactactgttgctgctgcagttGTCGTACTGAAGTTTCCTTAg
- the LOC123509581 gene encoding uncharacterized protein LOC123509581 isoform X2, which yields MLVYTLVILLFSSTTGARNLLGRVEVPQFAFEGEKATLRCTFNLRATRLYSLKWYHNNTEFYRYVPTERKRHFTLQSSSVFSVTEVFRSEREVVVSLGKLRRGSSGHYRCELIAEHPSFRTEAAGAFMTVLETLGPPVLVGGREIYEPTEVIKVGCQARVSSQPAPRPSLQWLIEGRKVDDRWIRPYATPHGHHGIALHVPGRLVAEEGGTMRAECQATLGTHRHSAYKVLRVRVRLISYLDDYYSTGTTVHTSGSLVTTTVAAAVVVLKFP from the exons CCACTACAGGAGCGAGGAACTTACTGGGACGCGTGGAGGTGCCGCAGTTTGCCTTTGAGGGGGAGAAAGCGACTCTAAGATGCACGTTCAATCTGCGAGCCACGCGTCTGTACTCCCTCAAATGGTACCACAACAACACAGAGTTCTATAGATACGTGCCCACTGAGAGGAAGAGGCATTTCACACTCCAGTCCTCCTCTGTGTTCTCTGTAACG GAGGTGTTCCGAAGCgagagagaggtagtggtgTCCTTGGGGAAGCTACGAAGAGGCTCCTCAGGGCACTATAGATGTGAATTAATAGCAGAACACCCTTCCTTTCGTACAGAAGCAGCGGGGGCCTTCATGACTGTGCTTG AGACCCTTGGCCCGCCCGTGTTGGTGGGGGGCCGCGAGATCTATGAACCAACAGAGGTGATCAAGGTGGGGTGTCAGGCCAGAGTGTCTTCCCAGCCCGCTCCGAGACCTTCCCTTCAGTGGCTCattgagggaagaaag GTGGATGACAGGTGGATACGCCCCTACGCCACGCCGCACGGACACCACGGCATCGCTCTCCACGTCCCTGGCCGCCTC GTGGCGGAGGAGGGAGGCACCATGCGAGCAGAGTGCCAGGCTACTCTTGGCACCCACCGACACAGTGCCTACAAGGTGCTCCGAGTGAGGGTCAGACTCATCTCCTACCTGGATGATTACTACTCCACAG GCACCACTGTTCATACGTCTGGCAGCCTCGTCaccactactgttgctgctgcagttGTCGTACTGAAGTTTCCTTAg